Proteins from a genomic interval of Stigmatopora nigra isolate UIUO_SnigA chromosome 19, RoL_Snig_1.1, whole genome shotgun sequence:
- the nufip2 gene encoding FMR1-interacting protein NUFIP2 isoform X1 — protein MEAQPKDRARQNRNQHRGDDASPPRWIAGLKHEQNHFHQRQHQETNAKKTGNKKVSLEEEVEKSRHLFSTAGMPHPPNGNGNRYPSTTNLKKSTTRPYSAASKASGKGLDSKKTMDPKNGKAADFNYQEDEQDAALLQNGIAHGDVINGYSCKDNDGSGSEGGYTVAKKQKARCNMDDDDKEQEPPPALDIDEAAEKAGTSPLDCFKATHKVETQSPPRRTEATPLEPPRKNSEGKAVGKKMEERHRAKVCSKEDSWTLFKPPPVFPVDNSSAKIVPKISYASKVKENLNKVAQGGAEVVPPPIRLSQVPMSAMKTITSASFSNGPVSASGNGTFFSLAATGSVDDVASPLESICDSNSTGSPLKADPYELRKCSLLIYPLNMQAALPSARHLNPPAAQTNQKALGEIFQNKWGLSFINEPNLAPAEDDVAPGQRRLEGPFFPETAALARDAEKRTFLISPTEEENGEKTSVESPAQIRADAVLFGASKEQVSLRDVCGRRSRGAFDVKAAVAYHTKEMEYVFSLQKQYPNLVLVYDGAKDGPDQ, from the exons ATGGAGGCGCAGCCCAAAGACCGGGCACGGCAAAATCGAAATCAGCACCGCGGAGACGACGCCAGCCCTCCTCGGTGGATCGCTGGGCTAAAACATGAGCAGAACCACTTCCACCAGCGCCAGCATCAGGAAACGAACGCGAAGAAAACAG GCAACAAAAAAGTAAGCCTTGAAGAGGAGGTGGAGAAGAGCAGACATTTGTTTTCTACTGCTGGTATGCCGCATCCTCCCAACGGCAATGGAAACAGATACCCAAGTACCACAAATCTGAAGAAGTCGACGACGCGGCCGTACTCGGCGGCTTCAAAAGCTAGCGGCAAAGGACTAGACTCCAAAAAGACTATGGACCCAAAGAACGGTAAGGCTGCCGACTTCAACTATCAAGAGGATGAGCAAGACGCCGCCTTGCTTCAAAACGGCATCGCACACGGCGACGTTATAAATGGATATTCGTGCAAGGACAATGACGGCAGCGGATCGGAGGGCGGCTATACCGTGGCCAAGAAACAGAAGGCCAGATGTAACATGGACGACGATGACAAAGAGCAAGAGCCTCCTCCGGCTTTGGACATTGATGAGGCCGCCGAGAAAGCGGGGACTTCTCCACTCGACTGCTTCAAAGCCACGCACAAGGTGGAGACGCAGTCGCCGCCGAGACGGACCGAGGCCACGCCACTGGAACCTCCACGAAAGAACTCCGAAGGGAAAGCCGTGGGGAAAAAGATGGAGGAGCGCCACAGAGCCAAGGTTTGCTCCAAAGAGGACTCATGGACTTTGTTCAAACCCCCTCCAGTGTTTCCAGTGGATAATAGCAGTGCTAAAATAGTTCCCAAGATCAGTTATGCAAGTAAAGTCAAAGAGAACCTCAACAAAGTAGCTCAAGGCGGAGCAGAAGTAGTGCCTCCTCCCATCAGACTGTCACAGGTTCCCATGTCCGCCATGAAAACCATCACGTCGGCTAGCTTTAGCAACGGGCCCGTTTCCGCCAGCGGGAACGGTACCTTCTTTTCGCTGGCCGCTACGGGAAGTGTGGACGACGTAGCATCCCCGTTGGAAAGTATATGTGACTCTAATTCGACGGGTAGCCCCCTTAAGGCGGATCCGTACGAACTGAGAAAGTGTTCTCTTTTAATTTACCCTTTAAATATGCAAGCCGCGCTCCCCAGTGCTCGCCACCTCAACCCACCGGCCGCTCAGACAAATCAAAAAGCCCTGGGAGAAATCTTCCAGAATAAATGGGGGCTGTCCTTCATCAACGAACCCAACTTGGCGCCCGCAGAGGACGACGTCGCTCCGGGCCAACGCCGCCTCGAGGGTCCGTTCTTCCCGGAGACGGCCGCCCTGGCCCGAGACGCCGAAAAACGGACGTTTCTTATTTCCCCAACCGAGGAGGAGAACGGAGAAAAGACTAGCGTGGAGTCTCCCGCGCAGATCCGCGCCGACGCCGTGCTGTTCGGAGCGTCGAAAGAACAGGTCTCGCTGAGGGACGTCTGCGGGAGGCGGAGCCGGGGGGCCTTCGATGTCAAAGCTGCTGTCGCTTATCACACTaaag aaatggaGTACGTTTTCAGCTTGCAAAAACAAT ACCCAAATCTCGTACTGGTGTATGACGGAGCCAAGGATGGACCTGATCAATGA
- the nufip2 gene encoding FMR1-interacting protein NUFIP2 isoform X2, whose protein sequence is MPHPPNGNGNRYPSTTNLKKSTTRPYSAASKASGKGLDSKKTMDPKNGKAADFNYQEDEQDAALLQNGIAHGDVINGYSCKDNDGSGSEGGYTVAKKQKARCNMDDDDKEQEPPPALDIDEAAEKAGTSPLDCFKATHKVETQSPPRRTEATPLEPPRKNSEGKAVGKKMEERHRAKVCSKEDSWTLFKPPPVFPVDNSSAKIVPKISYASKVKENLNKVAQGGAEVVPPPIRLSQVPMSAMKTITSASFSNGPVSASGNGTFFSLAATGSVDDVASPLESICDSNSTGSPLKADPYELRKCSLLIYPLNMQAALPSARHLNPPAAQTNQKALGEIFQNKWGLSFINEPNLAPAEDDVAPGQRRLEGPFFPETAALARDAEKRTFLISPTEEENGEKTSVESPAQIRADAVLFGASKEQVSLRDVCGRRSRGAFDVKAAVAYHTKEMEYVFSLQKQYPNLVLVYDGAKDGPDQ, encoded by the exons ATGCCGCATCCTCCCAACGGCAATGGAAACAGATACCCAAGTACCACAAATCTGAAGAAGTCGACGACGCGGCCGTACTCGGCGGCTTCAAAAGCTAGCGGCAAAGGACTAGACTCCAAAAAGACTATGGACCCAAAGAACGGTAAGGCTGCCGACTTCAACTATCAAGAGGATGAGCAAGACGCCGCCTTGCTTCAAAACGGCATCGCACACGGCGACGTTATAAATGGATATTCGTGCAAGGACAATGACGGCAGCGGATCGGAGGGCGGCTATACCGTGGCCAAGAAACAGAAGGCCAGATGTAACATGGACGACGATGACAAAGAGCAAGAGCCTCCTCCGGCTTTGGACATTGATGAGGCCGCCGAGAAAGCGGGGACTTCTCCACTCGACTGCTTCAAAGCCACGCACAAGGTGGAGACGCAGTCGCCGCCGAGACGGACCGAGGCCACGCCACTGGAACCTCCACGAAAGAACTCCGAAGGGAAAGCCGTGGGGAAAAAGATGGAGGAGCGCCACAGAGCCAAGGTTTGCTCCAAAGAGGACTCATGGACTTTGTTCAAACCCCCTCCAGTGTTTCCAGTGGATAATAGCAGTGCTAAAATAGTTCCCAAGATCAGTTATGCAAGTAAAGTCAAAGAGAACCTCAACAAAGTAGCTCAAGGCGGAGCAGAAGTAGTGCCTCCTCCCATCAGACTGTCACAGGTTCCCATGTCCGCCATGAAAACCATCACGTCGGCTAGCTTTAGCAACGGGCCCGTTTCCGCCAGCGGGAACGGTACCTTCTTTTCGCTGGCCGCTACGGGAAGTGTGGACGACGTAGCATCCCCGTTGGAAAGTATATGTGACTCTAATTCGACGGGTAGCCCCCTTAAGGCGGATCCGTACGAACTGAGAAAGTGTTCTCTTTTAATTTACCCTTTAAATATGCAAGCCGCGCTCCCCAGTGCTCGCCACCTCAACCCACCGGCCGCTCAGACAAATCAAAAAGCCCTGGGAGAAATCTTCCAGAATAAATGGGGGCTGTCCTTCATCAACGAACCCAACTTGGCGCCCGCAGAGGACGACGTCGCTCCGGGCCAACGCCGCCTCGAGGGTCCGTTCTTCCCGGAGACGGCCGCCCTGGCCCGAGACGCCGAAAAACGGACGTTTCTTATTTCCCCAACCGAGGAGGAGAACGGAGAAAAGACTAGCGTGGAGTCTCCCGCGCAGATCCGCGCCGACGCCGTGCTGTTCGGAGCGTCGAAAGAACAGGTCTCGCTGAGGGACGTCTGCGGGAGGCGGAGCCGGGGGGCCTTCGATGTCAAAGCTGCTGTCGCTTATCACACTaaag aaatggaGTACGTTTTCAGCTTGCAAAAACAAT ACCCAAATCTCGTACTGGTGTATGACGGAGCCAAGGATGGACCTGATCAATGA
- the LOC144212456 gene encoding glycine receptor subunit alpha-2-like isoform X2 — protein MVNYAAEAAAVAAHWPVVYTCWRGRRGGAAALPPCRPAACRLDITSAVAGGATSSPASALATSGGLISLSRMKVHVLSLLWAPSIFFLQGRLVQCKEMKSHGSAPRPPSPSDFLDKLMGRTSGYDARIRPNFKGPPVNVTCNIFINSFGSITETTMDYRLNVFLRQQWNDPRLAYKEYPDDSLDLDPSMLDSIWKPDLFFANEKGANFHDVTTDNTLLRIFQNGNVLYSIRLTLTLSCPMDLKNFPMDSQTCIMQLESFGYTMNDLIFEWLDVGAVQVADDLVLPQFVLKEEQGLGYCTKHYNTGKFTCIEVKFYLERQMGYYLIQMYIPSLLTVILSWVSFWINMDAAPARVGLGITTVLTMTTQSSGSRASLPKVSYVKAIDIWMAVCLLFVFAALLEYAAVNFVSRQHKEFFRLRKKRREQERQRTGSGASKTKGNMSDNDAAPGSVGQQCSACAREEELARQGLLFHTFGLGLAPEMDATPVFADLPPGLGYYDIRRRFVERAKKIDTVSRAVFPMSFLMFNVLYWLTYKVLRHEDVQFKR, from the exons ATGGTCAATTATGCAGCAGAGGCAGCGGCAGTGGCAGCGCACTGGCCAGTAGTTTACACCTGCTGGAGGGGGAGGCGAGGAGGAGCTGCCGCCCTGCCGCCCTGCCGCCCTGCCGCCTGCCGACTTGACATCACATCAGCCGTAGCTGGAGGAGCCACAAGTTCCCCAGCATCTGCTTTGGCTACCTCAGGTGGACTTATTTCTCTTTCTAGGATGAAAGTGCACGTCTTGTCTTTGCTGTGGGctccttctatcttttttctgCAAGGGAG GTTGGTCCAGTGCAAGGAGATGAAGTCGCACGGCTCTGCGCCCAGACCGCCCTCGCCATCTGACTTCCTGGACAAACTGATGGGTCGCACATCTGGCTACGACGCTCGCATCCGCCCCAACTTCAAAG GACCTCCTGTGAATGTCACCTGTAACATCTTCATCAATAGTTTTGGCTCCATTACTGAAACCACGATG GACTACCGGCTCAACGTATTTCTCCGCCAGCAATGGAACGACCCCCGCCTGGCTTACAAAGAGTACCCAGACGACTCCCTGGATTTGGACCCGTCCATGTTGGACTCCATTTGGAAGCCCGACTTATTTTTCGCCAATGAAAAGGGAGCAAACTTCCACGACGTCACCACTGACAACACTCTGCTGAGAATATTCCAGAATGGCAACGTCCTCTACAGTATCAG GCTGACATTAACCCTCTCCTGCCCAATGGATCTGAAAAACTTCCCCATGGATAGCCAGACGTGTATAATGCAGCTGGAAAGCT TCGGATACACCATGAATGACCTCATCTTCGAATGGTTGGACGTTGGCGCCGTGCAAGTAGCCGACGACCTGGTGCTCCCTCAGTTTGTCCTGAAAGAAGAGCAGGGCTTGGGTTACTGTACCAAGCATTACAACACAG GTAAATTCACCTGCATCGAGGTCAAATTCTACTTGGAGCGGCAGATGGGCTACTACCTGATCCAAATGTACATCCCCAGCCTGCTCACTGTTATCCTTTCCTGGGTGTCCTTCTGGATCAATATGGACGCCGCGCCGGCTAGGGTGGGCTTGGGTATTACCACCGTTCTAACCATGACCACCCAGAGTTCCGGATCCAGGGCCTCTTTGCCCAAG gtaTCCTACGTCAAAGCTATTGACATCTGGATGGCAGTGTGTCTACTTTTTGTGTTTGCCGCGCTCTTGGAGTACGCCGCCGTCAATTTCGTTTCCAGGCAGCATAAGGAGTTCTTCCGACTCAGGAAGAAGCGGAGAGAGCAAGAGCGCCAACGGACG GGAAGTGGCGCGAGCAAGACGAAAGGCAACATGTCAGACAACGACGCCGCTCCAGGGAGTGTGGGCCAGCAGTGCAGCGCCTGCGCTCGG GAGGAAGAATTGGCGCGGCAGGGTTTACTCTTCCACACTTTCGGCCTCGGGCTGGCTCCAGAAATGGACGCCACTCCAGTGTTTGCCGATTTGCCTCCCGGCTTGGGTTACTATGACATAAGGCGACGCTTTGTGGAACGAGCCAAAAAGATTGACACCGTCTCCCGTGCCGTCTTTCCTATGAGTTTTCTGATGTTCAATGTCCTCTACTGGCTCACCTACAAGGTCCTACGGCACGAAGATGTCCAATTTAAACGGTGA
- the LOC144212456 gene encoding glycine receptor subunit alpha-2-like isoform X1 — protein MVNYAAEAAAVAAHWPVVYTCWRGRRGGAAALPPCRPAACRLDITSAVAGGATSSPASALATSGGLISLSRMKVHVLSLLWAPSIFFLQGSRLVQCKEMKSHGSAPRPPSPSDFLDKLMGRTSGYDARIRPNFKGPPVNVTCNIFINSFGSITETTMDYRLNVFLRQQWNDPRLAYKEYPDDSLDLDPSMLDSIWKPDLFFANEKGANFHDVTTDNTLLRIFQNGNVLYSIRLTLTLSCPMDLKNFPMDSQTCIMQLESFGYTMNDLIFEWLDVGAVQVADDLVLPQFVLKEEQGLGYCTKHYNTGKFTCIEVKFYLERQMGYYLIQMYIPSLLTVILSWVSFWINMDAAPARVGLGITTVLTMTTQSSGSRASLPKVSYVKAIDIWMAVCLLFVFAALLEYAAVNFVSRQHKEFFRLRKKRREQERQRTGSGASKTKGNMSDNDAAPGSVGQQCSACAREEELARQGLLFHTFGLGLAPEMDATPVFADLPPGLGYYDIRRRFVERAKKIDTVSRAVFPMSFLMFNVLYWLTYKVLRHEDVQFKR, from the exons ATGGTCAATTATGCAGCAGAGGCAGCGGCAGTGGCAGCGCACTGGCCAGTAGTTTACACCTGCTGGAGGGGGAGGCGAGGAGGAGCTGCCGCCCTGCCGCCCTGCCGCCCTGCCGCCTGCCGACTTGACATCACATCAGCCGTAGCTGGAGGAGCCACAAGTTCCCCAGCATCTGCTTTGGCTACCTCAGGTGGACTTATTTCTCTTTCTAGGATGAAAGTGCACGTCTTGTCTTTGCTGTGGGctccttctatcttttttctgCAAGGGAG CAGGTTGGTCCAGTGCAAGGAGATGAAGTCGCACGGCTCTGCGCCCAGACCGCCCTCGCCATCTGACTTCCTGGACAAACTGATGGGTCGCACATCTGGCTACGACGCTCGCATCCGCCCCAACTTCAAAG GACCTCCTGTGAATGTCACCTGTAACATCTTCATCAATAGTTTTGGCTCCATTACTGAAACCACGATG GACTACCGGCTCAACGTATTTCTCCGCCAGCAATGGAACGACCCCCGCCTGGCTTACAAAGAGTACCCAGACGACTCCCTGGATTTGGACCCGTCCATGTTGGACTCCATTTGGAAGCCCGACTTATTTTTCGCCAATGAAAAGGGAGCAAACTTCCACGACGTCACCACTGACAACACTCTGCTGAGAATATTCCAGAATGGCAACGTCCTCTACAGTATCAG GCTGACATTAACCCTCTCCTGCCCAATGGATCTGAAAAACTTCCCCATGGATAGCCAGACGTGTATAATGCAGCTGGAAAGCT TCGGATACACCATGAATGACCTCATCTTCGAATGGTTGGACGTTGGCGCCGTGCAAGTAGCCGACGACCTGGTGCTCCCTCAGTTTGTCCTGAAAGAAGAGCAGGGCTTGGGTTACTGTACCAAGCATTACAACACAG GTAAATTCACCTGCATCGAGGTCAAATTCTACTTGGAGCGGCAGATGGGCTACTACCTGATCCAAATGTACATCCCCAGCCTGCTCACTGTTATCCTTTCCTGGGTGTCCTTCTGGATCAATATGGACGCCGCGCCGGCTAGGGTGGGCTTGGGTATTACCACCGTTCTAACCATGACCACCCAGAGTTCCGGATCCAGGGCCTCTTTGCCCAAG gtaTCCTACGTCAAAGCTATTGACATCTGGATGGCAGTGTGTCTACTTTTTGTGTTTGCCGCGCTCTTGGAGTACGCCGCCGTCAATTTCGTTTCCAGGCAGCATAAGGAGTTCTTCCGACTCAGGAAGAAGCGGAGAGAGCAAGAGCGCCAACGGACG GGAAGTGGCGCGAGCAAGACGAAAGGCAACATGTCAGACAACGACGCCGCTCCAGGGAGTGTGGGCCAGCAGTGCAGCGCCTGCGCTCGG GAGGAAGAATTGGCGCGGCAGGGTTTACTCTTCCACACTTTCGGCCTCGGGCTGGCTCCAGAAATGGACGCCACTCCAGTGTTTGCCGATTTGCCTCCCGGCTTGGGTTACTATGACATAAGGCGACGCTTTGTGGAACGAGCCAAAAAGATTGACACCGTCTCCCGTGCCGTCTTTCCTATGAGTTTTCTGATGTTCAATGTCCTCTACTGGCTCACCTACAAGGTCCTACGGCACGAAGATGTCCAATTTAAACGGTGA